The following coding sequences lie in one Eleginops maclovinus isolate JMC-PN-2008 ecotype Puerto Natales chromosome 21, JC_Emac_rtc_rv5, whole genome shotgun sequence genomic window:
- the LOC134883846 gene encoding uncharacterized protein LOC134883846 isoform X1 produces MCLSEMAAATATYQQAYGLDPRGPDPSYGAQQAQGPHQPAPGPSRAPRPEEQHQQQQHHKPYFYVQPSQPYMPMQWPVPVPMPVSYNPYYGYPGLGYSMPVMPHYQPSPFVEPPTFVLPHTNLHLMDYRRMLNPQYYQTMAYHSRRFRYQHNSQTREMTSSEVQTEPLSATQRTSTPGSSNTETTGGLQARSSDSRTSVPIKQPPSLVVAVQKRDCSLELKDKAPSTTTRSPPNGSFVFQTEEVRIECCTTPVGLQLLHSHETAEVSHNFSEDVVQCSSSLLQGRVLQNEVPPLLADQSEQAVQVCPDISLVATPKSREEIPALEESRNQTDSVTVSSDSSSDSDQSTTSDNFHYKVVHLPLNPKYLDELWRMESTVWSKEDTVIPSPESLMQNSRAESLDETLVCEAEVPSADLLTVREKAPTEEVVPEIEMPPLAEDEEEEMYPTVEDPGDEMWTTMNIPTTEEDLITHTVPLLDNSPLKADNIKPRRETNAHDHQDTSFESLPAYLPSTSWLADFDNVDYCVKIPPPPKKQDRPLSSRGFDVPSRRRKLDLGYKEQPTFRKPKERFKPKGKVDRRSFSDHECCLSSNFNENAFTPYASKRERLCSRCVVKSRTAGPGLDGHTFKRKAALFQQWNDALLPTCEACKSQPMQPLVRKGSGLDVCGPHHGHYSEGESSENSSCRFRSKWRPADPPRKLNDLKRPLASKQNVERCPAAMDPNLKEKNCVCNEPQHQSTAWERLHHCPHGNAIQEMDENCAMPVSLQDKWRIMDQTYLTHRWQTDNAWKPVLPNADIDRFKNEARSPYFNRHKKSQSQGNCRKDTRC; encoded by the exons ATG TGTCTGTCAGAAATGGCAGCAGCCACAGCTACCTACCAACAAGCTTACGGCCTTGACCCCCGAGGTCCTGACCCGTCATATGGCGCTCAACAGGCCCAGGGACCCCACCAGCCGGCTCCAGGGCCTTCGAGAGCTCCACGTCCTGAggagcagcaccagcagcagcagcaccacaagCCTTACTTCTACGTCCAGCCCTCGCAGCCATACATGCCCATGCAGTGGCCTGTACCTGTGCCCATGCCTGTGTCCTACAACCCATACTATGGCTACCCTGGTTTAG GGTACAGCATGCCAGTGATGCCCCACTATCAGCCAAGTCCTTTTGTGGAGCCACCTACCTTTGTTCTACCCCATACCAACCTCCACTTGATGGACTACCGACGCATGCTCAACCCTCAGTACTACCAGACCATGGCCTACCACTCCCGTAGGTTCCGCTACCAGCACAACAGCCAGACCAGAGAAATGACCAGCTCTGAAGTTCAGACTGAGCCACTGTCTGCTACCCAGAGGACCAGCACGCCAGGATCCAGCAACACGGAGACCACTGGTGGCCTCCAAGCCCGCAGCAGCGACAGCAGGACAAGTGTACCCATCAAACAGCCGCCTTCACTAGTCGTGGCTGTGCAGAAGAGGGATTGTTCTCTGGAGCTTAAGGATAAGGCACCCTCTACCACCACCAGGTCGCCACCGAATGGCAGCTttgtgtttcagacagaggaggtGAGGATTGAATGCTGCACCACGCCGGTGGGACTACAACTCCTGCACTCTCATGAGACGGCAGAAGTATCCCACAACTTTTCCGAAGACGTAGTCCAGTGCAGTAGCTCCCTCCTCCAGGGCCGTGTGCTGCAGAACGAGGTACCGCCTCTTCTTGCAGACCAATCGGAGCAGGCTGTCCAAGTTTGTCCTGACATCTCATTAGTCGCTACGCCTAAGAGCAGGGAGGAAATACCTGCTTTGGAGGAGTCCAGGAACCAGACAGACTCTGTGACCGTCTCCTCTGACTCCAGCAGTGACAGTGATCAGAGTACAACGTCTGATAACTTCCACTATAAAGTTGTTCACCTGCCCTTAAACCCAAAATACCTGGATGAGCTGTGGAGGATGGAATCCACTGTATGGTCAAAAGAGGACACTGTGATTCCCTCACCTGAATCTCTAATGCAAAATAGCCGCGCAGAGTCTCTTGATGAAACCCTGGTTTGTGAAGCTGAAGTGCCTTCCGCCGACTTGCTGACTGTTAGGGAGAAGGCTCCTACAGAAGAGGTCGTCCCTGAGATTGAGATGCCTCCTCTGgcagaggatgaagaggaggaaatgtaCCCCACTGTGGAGGATCCTGGGGATGAGATGTGGACTACGATGAATATTCCTACCACAGAGGAAGAtcttatcacacacacagtgccatTGTTGGATAATTCCCCTCTTAAGGCAGATAACATCAAACCTAGGCGAGAAACGAACGCTCACGATCACCAGGATACTTCCTTTGAATCATTGCCTGCCTATCTCCCCTCTACCAGCTGGCTTGCTGACTTTGATAATGTTGACTATTGTGTCAAAATCCCTCCACCTCCAAAGAAACAGGACAGACCACTGAGCAGCCGTGGCTTCGATGTGCctagcagaagaagaaaactaGACCTAGGGTACAAAGAACAACCTACCTTTCGAAAGCCAAAAGAGAGGTTCAAACCCAAAGGGAAGGTGGATCGGAGAAGCTTCTCTGACCATGAATGCTGCCTTAGCAGCAATTTCAATGAGAATGCATTTACACCTTATGCGTCCAAGAGGGAGCGACTTTGCTCAAGATGTGTAGTAAAGAGCAGGACTGCTGGTCCAGGACTCGATGGTCACACCTTCAAAAGAAAAGCTGCTCTTTTCCAACAGTGGAATGACGCACTCCTGCCAACATGTGAAGCCTGCAAATCTCAACCCATGCAACCGCTGGTACGAAAAGGTTCTGGCCTTGATGTCTGTGGCCCTCATCATGGACACTACAGTGAGGGAGAATCTTCTGAGAACAGCTCGTGTCGCTTCCGCTCAAAATGGAGGCCGGCGGATCCTCCCAGGAAGCTCAATGATCTCAAGAGGCCGCTGGCTTCAAAGCAAAATGTTGAGAGATGTCCTGCAGCGATGGACCCAAACCTGAAGGAAAAGAACTGTGTGTGCAATGAGCCGCAGCACCAGTCTACTGCATGGGAGAGGCTGCACCACTGTCCCCACGGCAACGCCATCCAGGAAATGGATGAGAACTGTGCAATGCCGGTTTCCCTCCAGGACAAATGGAGGATAATGGATCAGACTTACCTGACACACAGGTGGCAAACTG ATAATGCTTGGAAACCAGTGCTGCCAAACGCTGACATTGACCGCTTCAAGAATGAAGCCAGATCACCATATTTTAATAGACACAAGAAATCACAATCACAAG GAAATTGTAGAAAAGACACAAGATGCTGA
- the LOC134883846 gene encoding uncharacterized protein LOC134883846 isoform X2: protein MAAATATYQQAYGLDPRGPDPSYGAQQAQGPHQPAPGPSRAPRPEEQHQQQQHHKPYFYVQPSQPYMPMQWPVPVPMPVSYNPYYGYPGLGYSMPVMPHYQPSPFVEPPTFVLPHTNLHLMDYRRMLNPQYYQTMAYHSRRFRYQHNSQTREMTSSEVQTEPLSATQRTSTPGSSNTETTGGLQARSSDSRTSVPIKQPPSLVVAVQKRDCSLELKDKAPSTTTRSPPNGSFVFQTEEVRIECCTTPVGLQLLHSHETAEVSHNFSEDVVQCSSSLLQGRVLQNEVPPLLADQSEQAVQVCPDISLVATPKSREEIPALEESRNQTDSVTVSSDSSSDSDQSTTSDNFHYKVVHLPLNPKYLDELWRMESTVWSKEDTVIPSPESLMQNSRAESLDETLVCEAEVPSADLLTVREKAPTEEVVPEIEMPPLAEDEEEEMYPTVEDPGDEMWTTMNIPTTEEDLITHTVPLLDNSPLKADNIKPRRETNAHDHQDTSFESLPAYLPSTSWLADFDNVDYCVKIPPPPKKQDRPLSSRGFDVPSRRRKLDLGYKEQPTFRKPKERFKPKGKVDRRSFSDHECCLSSNFNENAFTPYASKRERLCSRCVVKSRTAGPGLDGHTFKRKAALFQQWNDALLPTCEACKSQPMQPLVRKGSGLDVCGPHHGHYSEGESSENSSCRFRSKWRPADPPRKLNDLKRPLASKQNVERCPAAMDPNLKEKNCVCNEPQHQSTAWERLHHCPHGNAIQEMDENCAMPVSLQDKWRIMDQTYLTHRWQTDNAWKPVLPNADIDRFKNEARSPYFNRHKKSQSQGNCRKDTRC, encoded by the exons ATGGCAGCAGCCACAGCTACCTACCAACAAGCTTACGGCCTTGACCCCCGAGGTCCTGACCCGTCATATGGCGCTCAACAGGCCCAGGGACCCCACCAGCCGGCTCCAGGGCCTTCGAGAGCTCCACGTCCTGAggagcagcaccagcagcagcagcaccacaagCCTTACTTCTACGTCCAGCCCTCGCAGCCATACATGCCCATGCAGTGGCCTGTACCTGTGCCCATGCCTGTGTCCTACAACCCATACTATGGCTACCCTGGTTTAG GGTACAGCATGCCAGTGATGCCCCACTATCAGCCAAGTCCTTTTGTGGAGCCACCTACCTTTGTTCTACCCCATACCAACCTCCACTTGATGGACTACCGACGCATGCTCAACCCTCAGTACTACCAGACCATGGCCTACCACTCCCGTAGGTTCCGCTACCAGCACAACAGCCAGACCAGAGAAATGACCAGCTCTGAAGTTCAGACTGAGCCACTGTCTGCTACCCAGAGGACCAGCACGCCAGGATCCAGCAACACGGAGACCACTGGTGGCCTCCAAGCCCGCAGCAGCGACAGCAGGACAAGTGTACCCATCAAACAGCCGCCTTCACTAGTCGTGGCTGTGCAGAAGAGGGATTGTTCTCTGGAGCTTAAGGATAAGGCACCCTCTACCACCACCAGGTCGCCACCGAATGGCAGCTttgtgtttcagacagaggaggtGAGGATTGAATGCTGCACCACGCCGGTGGGACTACAACTCCTGCACTCTCATGAGACGGCAGAAGTATCCCACAACTTTTCCGAAGACGTAGTCCAGTGCAGTAGCTCCCTCCTCCAGGGCCGTGTGCTGCAGAACGAGGTACCGCCTCTTCTTGCAGACCAATCGGAGCAGGCTGTCCAAGTTTGTCCTGACATCTCATTAGTCGCTACGCCTAAGAGCAGGGAGGAAATACCTGCTTTGGAGGAGTCCAGGAACCAGACAGACTCTGTGACCGTCTCCTCTGACTCCAGCAGTGACAGTGATCAGAGTACAACGTCTGATAACTTCCACTATAAAGTTGTTCACCTGCCCTTAAACCCAAAATACCTGGATGAGCTGTGGAGGATGGAATCCACTGTATGGTCAAAAGAGGACACTGTGATTCCCTCACCTGAATCTCTAATGCAAAATAGCCGCGCAGAGTCTCTTGATGAAACCCTGGTTTGTGAAGCTGAAGTGCCTTCCGCCGACTTGCTGACTGTTAGGGAGAAGGCTCCTACAGAAGAGGTCGTCCCTGAGATTGAGATGCCTCCTCTGgcagaggatgaagaggaggaaatgtaCCCCACTGTGGAGGATCCTGGGGATGAGATGTGGACTACGATGAATATTCCTACCACAGAGGAAGAtcttatcacacacacagtgccatTGTTGGATAATTCCCCTCTTAAGGCAGATAACATCAAACCTAGGCGAGAAACGAACGCTCACGATCACCAGGATACTTCCTTTGAATCATTGCCTGCCTATCTCCCCTCTACCAGCTGGCTTGCTGACTTTGATAATGTTGACTATTGTGTCAAAATCCCTCCACCTCCAAAGAAACAGGACAGACCACTGAGCAGCCGTGGCTTCGATGTGCctagcagaagaagaaaactaGACCTAGGGTACAAAGAACAACCTACCTTTCGAAAGCCAAAAGAGAGGTTCAAACCCAAAGGGAAGGTGGATCGGAGAAGCTTCTCTGACCATGAATGCTGCCTTAGCAGCAATTTCAATGAGAATGCATTTACACCTTATGCGTCCAAGAGGGAGCGACTTTGCTCAAGATGTGTAGTAAAGAGCAGGACTGCTGGTCCAGGACTCGATGGTCACACCTTCAAAAGAAAAGCTGCTCTTTTCCAACAGTGGAATGACGCACTCCTGCCAACATGTGAAGCCTGCAAATCTCAACCCATGCAACCGCTGGTACGAAAAGGTTCTGGCCTTGATGTCTGTGGCCCTCATCATGGACACTACAGTGAGGGAGAATCTTCTGAGAACAGCTCGTGTCGCTTCCGCTCAAAATGGAGGCCGGCGGATCCTCCCAGGAAGCTCAATGATCTCAAGAGGCCGCTGGCTTCAAAGCAAAATGTTGAGAGATGTCCTGCAGCGATGGACCCAAACCTGAAGGAAAAGAACTGTGTGTGCAATGAGCCGCAGCACCAGTCTACTGCATGGGAGAGGCTGCACCACTGTCCCCACGGCAACGCCATCCAGGAAATGGATGAGAACTGTGCAATGCCGGTTTCCCTCCAGGACAAATGGAGGATAATGGATCAGACTTACCTGACACACAGGTGGCAAACTG ATAATGCTTGGAAACCAGTGCTGCCAAACGCTGACATTGACCGCTTCAAGAATGAAGCCAGATCACCATATTTTAATAGACACAAGAAATCACAATCACAAG GAAATTGTAGAAAAGACACAAGATGCTGA